A genomic region of Streptomyces sp. NBC_00247 contains the following coding sequences:
- a CDS encoding PTS transporter subunit EIIC has protein sequence MSTTAAAGPQPKWWNGPVSGLQKIGRSLQLPVAVLPAAGLLVSLGNLFDSYLNGRFWDKTSKVLLNGGSAILDGTVGLPLLFCIGVAIGFAKKADGSTALAAVVGFLVYRGVLSAFPVDGSVTDKVPEGVPQNPGVLGGILIGLLTAVVWQRYHRTKLVDWLGFFNGRRLVPILMAFLCVILGVVFGLLWQPVGDALTWFAKQLIDLGAWGAAIFGFANRLLIPIGMHQFLNTFFWFQAGDFTGADGKTVQGDISRFFAEDPTAGQFTSGFFPIMMFGLPAAALAIAHTARPERRKEVGGLMLSVALTSFVTGVTEPLEFSFMFVAPLLYGVHAILTGVSMGVTWALGVHAGFSFSAGLIDLVVNWHLDTKPWLLIPIGLCFAVIYYVIFRFAIIRFNIQTPGREPPEVEKEIERDVTK, from the coding sequence ATGAGTACGACCGCGGCTGCGGGTCCGCAGCCAAAGTGGTGGAACGGCCCGGTCTCGGGTCTGCAGAAGATCGGCCGGAGTCTTCAGCTCCCGGTGGCCGTGCTTCCCGCGGCGGGTCTGCTCGTCAGCCTCGGCAACCTGTTCGACTCGTATCTGAACGGCCGGTTCTGGGACAAGACGTCCAAGGTCCTGCTCAACGGTGGTTCGGCGATCCTGGACGGCACGGTGGGCCTGCCGCTGCTGTTCTGCATCGGTGTGGCGATCGGTTTCGCGAAGAAGGCGGACGGCTCGACCGCGCTGGCGGCGGTGGTCGGTTTCCTGGTCTACCGGGGTGTGCTGTCGGCCTTCCCGGTGGACGGCTCGGTGACCGACAAGGTGCCGGAAGGCGTCCCGCAGAACCCGGGGGTGCTCGGCGGCATCCTCATCGGACTGCTGACCGCGGTGGTCTGGCAGCGGTACCACCGTACGAAGCTGGTGGACTGGCTCGGGTTCTTCAACGGGCGCCGGCTGGTGCCGATCCTGATGGCGTTCCTCTGCGTGATCCTCGGTGTGGTCTTCGGTCTGCTGTGGCAGCCGGTGGGTGACGCGCTGACCTGGTTCGCCAAGCAGTTGATCGACCTCGGTGCGTGGGGTGCGGCCATCTTCGGCTTCGCCAACCGTCTGCTGATCCCGATCGGCATGCACCAGTTCCTGAACACCTTCTTCTGGTTCCAGGCGGGCGACTTCACGGGCGCCGACGGCAAGACGGTGCAGGGCGACATCTCGCGGTTCTTCGCGGAGGACCCGACGGCGGGGCAGTTCACCTCGGGCTTCTTCCCGATCATGATGTTCGGTCTGCCGGCGGCGGCGCTGGCCATCGCGCACACGGCGCGGCCGGAGCGGCGCAAGGAGGTGGGGGGCCTGATGCTGTCGGTGGCCCTGACCTCGTTCGTGACGGGCGTGACGGAGCCGCTGGAGTTCTCGTTCATGTTCGTCGCGCCACTGCTGTACGGCGTGCACGCGATCCTGACCGGTGTCTCGATGGGTGTCACCTGGGCGCTCGGGGTCCACGCGGGCTTCAGTTTCTCGGCCGGTCTGATCGACCTGGTCGTCAACTGGCATCTGGACACGAAGCCATGGCTGTTGATCCCGATCGGACTCTGCTTCGCGGTGATCTACTACGTGATCTTCCGGTTCGCGATCATCAGGTTCAACATCCAGACACCGGGACGGGAGCCTCCGGAGGTGGAGAAGGAGATCGAGCGGGACGTCACGAAGTAG
- a CDS encoding DUF7916 family protein, with product MTSPTPRILDLDREQLAALRGRKLTASVAAAEGRTMVAEVFADRAVLSAHPGDNGVHNAELMAAFGADIVVLNLIERAWDGERLVLPGLGSFTSVAELAKCLGRPVGINLEPGDVPEIRRAKPEFARRLVGMGAALLCLTANPGTGGSYEGLARVTEELRNGLGDEVALWSGKMHHAGRPERLTAARLTALVDAGADGVVLPLPGTMPGVTKELAAEAVAAVQEAGAVVMGAIGTSQEGAHTDVVPQLALNAKEIGVDAHHIGDAFLPGMGDPELLYAYSVAVRGRRHTWNRMALGGRGRRA from the coding sequence ATGACTTCTCCGACGCCCCGCATCCTCGATCTCGACCGTGAGCAGCTCGCCGCCCTGCGCGGGCGGAAGCTGACCGCTTCGGTGGCCGCCGCGGAGGGGCGGACGATGGTGGCGGAGGTGTTCGCGGACCGGGCGGTGCTCTCCGCCCACCCCGGTGACAACGGTGTGCACAACGCCGAGTTGATGGCGGCCTTCGGCGCGGACATCGTGGTGCTGAACCTGATCGAACGCGCCTGGGACGGGGAGCGCCTGGTGCTGCCGGGGCTCGGTTCCTTCACGTCGGTCGCGGAGCTGGCGAAGTGCCTCGGGAGGCCGGTCGGGATCAATCTGGAGCCGGGGGACGTGCCGGAGATCCGGCGGGCGAAGCCGGAGTTCGCGAGGCGGCTGGTCGGAATGGGGGCGGCACTTCTCTGCCTGACGGCGAATCCCGGGACCGGCGGTTCGTACGAGGGACTGGCGCGGGTGACCGAGGAGCTGCGGAACGGCCTCGGGGACGAGGTGGCGCTCTGGAGCGGCAAGATGCATCACGCGGGCCGTCCGGAGCGGCTGACGGCGGCGCGGCTGACGGCGCTGGTGGACGCCGGGGCGGACGGGGTGGTGCTGCCGCTGCCGGGGACGATGCCGGGGGTGACGAAGGAGCTGGCGGCCGAGGCGGTGGCGGCGGTGCAGGAAGCGGGGGCGGTGGTGATGGGGGCGATCGGTACGAGCCAGGAGGGCGCGCACACGGACGTGGTGCCCCAGCTGGCCCTGAACGCCAAGGAGATCGGGGTGGACGCCCATCACATCGGGGACGCGTTCCTGCCGGGGATGGGTGATCCGGAACTGTTGTACGCGTACTCGGTGGCGGTCCGCGGGCGCCGGCACACCTGGAACCGGATGGCGCTGGGCGGTCGGGGCCGCAGGGCCTGA
- the rdgB gene encoding RdgB/HAM1 family non-canonical purine NTP pyrophosphatase produces MTRLILATRNAGKITELHAILADAGLSHELVGADAYPEIPDVKETGVTFAENALLKAHALAKATGHPAIADDSGLCVDVLGGAPGIFSARWAGRHGDDQANLDLLLAQLGDIDTPHRAAHFACAAALALPDGTERVVEGRMPGTLRFAPAGAHGFGYDPILQPEGETRTCAELTPAEKNAISHRGKAFRALAPVVRELVG; encoded by the coding sequence ATGACCCGCCTGATCCTCGCCACCCGCAATGCCGGGAAAATCACCGAACTCCACGCGATCCTCGCCGACGCCGGCCTCAGCCACGAACTCGTCGGCGCGGACGCGTACCCCGAGATCCCGGACGTCAAGGAGACCGGCGTCACCTTCGCCGAGAACGCCCTCCTGAAGGCCCACGCCCTGGCCAAGGCCACCGGCCACCCGGCCATCGCCGACGACTCCGGCCTCTGCGTCGACGTCCTCGGCGGCGCCCCCGGCATCTTCTCCGCCCGCTGGGCCGGCCGGCACGGCGACGACCAGGCCAACCTCGACCTGCTCCTCGCCCAGCTCGGCGACATCGACACCCCGCACCGCGCCGCCCATTTCGCCTGCGCCGCCGCCCTCGCCCTCCCGGACGGTACGGAGCGCGTCGTCGAAGGGCGCATGCCCGGCACCCTCCGCTTCGCCCCGGCCGGCGCGCACGGCTTCGGCTACGACCCGATCCTCCAGCCCGAGGGCGAGACGCGTACCTGCGCGGAGCTCACCCCGGCGGAGAAGAACGCCATCAGCCACCGCGGCAAGGCCTTCCGCGCGCTCGCGCCGGTGGTGCGGGAGCTGGTGGGCTGA
- a CDS encoding HNH endonuclease — protein MSASRTYDRATLADAAARCHTIEEVIAHLGTPPYERLGRYLMRRFTHFAIDVSHFQPVGRRRRPDPDQLVKAVAHSVSIAETLRRLGRPDTGTQRALLRTWVSEQGVDTSHFLGQAHQRAKPPHVPRKRAEDVLVRHPGPRKNATLLRQALLDLGTPQNCAGCGTEAVWLGKPMTLEIDHISGDPYDDRRENLRMLCPNCHAITGTWCRGGTRPAAT, from the coding sequence ATCCCGCACGTACGACCGGGCGACCCTCGCCGACGCGGCAGCCAGGTGCCACACCATCGAAGAAGTCATCGCCCACCTCGGCACACCTCCGTACGAACGACTCGGCCGTTACCTGATGAGGCGTTTCACCCACTTCGCCATCGACGTCTCGCATTTCCAGCCAGTGGGGAGGCGACGGCGCCCCGACCCCGATCAGCTCGTCAAGGCGGTCGCGCACTCCGTCAGCATCGCGGAGACCCTGCGACGCCTCGGTCGCCCCGACACCGGCACCCAACGCGCACTGCTCCGTACCTGGGTGTCGGAACAGGGAGTCGACACTTCCCATTTCCTGGGACAGGCCCATCAGCGTGCAAAACCACCACATGTGCCGAGGAAGCGCGCCGAGGATGTCCTGGTGCGCCATCCCGGCCCGCGGAAAAATGCGACCCTACTGCGCCAGGCGCTGCTCGATCTGGGGACGCCGCAGAATTGCGCCGGGTGCGGCACGGAAGCGGTCTGGCTGGGGAAGCCGATGACGCTGGAAATCGATCACATCAGCGGCGACCCTTACGACGATCGCCGCGAAAACCTGCGGATGCTCTGCCCCAACTGCCATGCGATCACGGGCACATGGTGCCGAGGAGGTACTCGGCCGGCTGCCACATGA
- a CDS encoding PTS glucose/sucrose transporter subunit IIB — protein MASKAEKIVAGLGGIENIDEVEGCITRLRTEVHDPSKVDEAALKAAGAHGVVKMGTAIQVVIGTDADPIAADIEDMM, from the coding sequence ATGGCCAGCAAGGCTGAGAAGATCGTCGCCGGGCTCGGCGGTATCGAGAACATCGACGAGGTCGAAGGCTGCATCACCCGCCTCCGCACCGAAGTCCACGACCCCAGCAAGGTCGACGAAGCCGCCCTCAAGGCCGCCGGAGCCCACGGCGTCGTCAAGATGGGCACCGCGATCCAGGTCGTCATCGGCACCGACGCCGACCCCATCGCGGCCGACATCGAAGACATGATGTGA
- the rph gene encoding ribonuclease PH, with the protein MSRIDGRTPDQLRPVTIERGWSKHAEGSVLVSFGDTKVLCTASVTEGVPRWRKGSGEGWVTAEYSMLPRATNTRGDRESVRGKIGGRTHEISRLIGRSLRAVIDYKALGENTIVLDCDVLQADGGTRTAAITGAYVALADAITWAQGKKIVKAGRKPLTGTVSAISVGIVDGTPLLDLRYEEDVRAETDMNVVCTGDGRFVEVQGTAEAEPFDRKELNALLDLATAGCADLTAFQNEALARTLGTPGA; encoded by the coding sequence ATGTCTCGCATCGACGGCCGCACCCCCGACCAGCTCCGCCCCGTCACCATCGAACGGGGATGGAGCAAGCACGCCGAAGGCTCCGTACTCGTCTCCTTCGGCGACACCAAAGTCCTCTGCACCGCCTCCGTCACCGAAGGCGTACCGCGCTGGCGCAAGGGCAGCGGCGAAGGCTGGGTCACCGCCGAGTACTCCATGCTCCCCCGCGCCACCAACACCCGCGGCGACCGCGAATCCGTACGCGGCAAGATCGGCGGACGCACCCACGAGATCAGCCGGCTGATCGGCCGCTCCCTGCGCGCCGTCATCGACTACAAGGCCCTCGGCGAGAACACCATCGTCCTCGACTGCGACGTCCTCCAGGCCGACGGAGGCACCCGCACCGCCGCCATCACCGGCGCCTACGTCGCCCTCGCCGACGCCATCACCTGGGCCCAGGGCAAGAAGATCGTCAAGGCCGGCCGCAAGCCCCTCACCGGCACCGTCTCCGCCATCAGCGTCGGAATCGTCGACGGCACCCCCCTCCTCGACCTCCGCTACGAGGAAGACGTCCGCGCCGAGACCGACATGAACGTCGTCTGCACCGGCGACGGCCGCTTCGTCGAGGTCCAGGGCACCGCCGAGGCCGAGCCCTTCGACCGCAAGGAGCTCAACGCCCTCCTCGACCTCGCCACCGCCGGCTGCGCCGACCTCACCGCCTTCCAGAACGAGGCACTCGCCCGCACCCTCGGCACCCCCGGCGCGTAA
- a CDS encoding MBL fold metallo-hydrolase, which translates to MKLTVVGCSGSFPSAGSACSSYLVEADGFRLLLDMGNGALGELQRHVGLYDLDAVFLSHLHADHCIDMCAYFVVRYYPNNGTRPAALPVYGPEGTERRLTTAHADTPSEHAMGEVFDFRTLKAGWFEIGPFTVRTEKLCHPVDTFGIRIEHGGRSLAYSGDTGACDALDELAEDADLFLCEASFIHGKEDIPDLHLNGREAGECAARARAGRLVLTHIPPWTDAERNIEDAREVYAGPVELAVPGAVYEV; encoded by the coding sequence ATGAAGCTCACCGTCGTCGGCTGCTCCGGCTCCTTCCCGTCCGCGGGATCGGCCTGTTCGAGCTACCTCGTAGAGGCCGACGGCTTCCGGCTGCTGCTCGACATGGGCAACGGTGCCCTCGGCGAGCTCCAGCGCCACGTCGGCCTGTACGACCTCGACGCCGTCTTCCTCAGCCACCTGCACGCCGACCACTGCATCGACATGTGTGCGTACTTCGTGGTGCGCTACTACCCGAACAACGGCACCCGCCCCGCCGCCCTCCCCGTGTACGGCCCCGAGGGCACCGAGCGCCGGCTGACCACGGCCCACGCCGACACCCCCTCCGAACACGCCATGGGCGAGGTCTTCGACTTCCGCACGCTCAAAGCCGGCTGGTTCGAGATCGGCCCCTTCACCGTCCGTACGGAGAAGCTCTGCCACCCCGTGGACACCTTCGGCATCCGCATCGAGCACGGCGGCCGCTCCCTCGCCTACTCCGGTGACACCGGAGCCTGTGACGCCCTGGACGAACTCGCCGAGGACGCCGACCTCTTCCTCTGTGAAGCATCGTTCATCCACGGCAAGGAGGACATTCCGGACCTCCATCTCAACGGCCGCGAAGCCGGGGAATGCGCCGCCCGCGCCCGCGCCGGACGACTCGTACTCACCCACATCCCGCCGTGGACCGACGCCGAACGCAACATCGAGGACGCCCGCGAGGTCTACGCCGGCCCCGTCGAACTCGCCGTGCCGGGCGCCGTCTACGAAGTCTGA
- a CDS encoding type II toxin-antitoxin system PemK/MazF family toxin, which yields METYWWVILAVLVVLALVASVVDGRGRSGARRRGGERGTGRRPGGRTRPPGRPSGGTAEPGRGRGAGRVPEPGEIWWAEVPYEDGPGSKDRPCLVLSVRSGRAVVAKITSKHHEERPGVIALPAGTVDDARGRRSFLETDELREVAVGGFRRRVGRVGPELWGQVRGLG from the coding sequence ATGGAAACGTACTGGTGGGTGATTCTGGCCGTCCTGGTCGTGCTGGCGCTGGTGGCGTCGGTGGTGGACGGCAGGGGCCGGAGCGGTGCGCGGCGCCGGGGCGGCGAACGGGGTACGGGGCGTCGCCCGGGTGGCCGGACGAGGCCGCCGGGCAGGCCGTCGGGCGGTACGGCGGAGCCGGGGCGGGGCCGCGGGGCGGGCCGGGTGCCGGAGCCGGGCGAGATCTGGTGGGCCGAGGTGCCGTACGAGGACGGGCCGGGGTCGAAGGACCGGCCGTGCCTGGTCCTGTCGGTGCGGAGCGGGCGCGCGGTCGTCGCGAAGATCACCAGCAAGCATCACGAGGAGCGGCCGGGAGTGATCGCGCTGCCGGCCGGGACGGTGGACGACGCGCGGGGGCGGCGGAGTTTCCTGGAGACGGACGAGTTGCGGGAGGTCGCGGTGGGCGGCTTCCGACGGCGGGTGGGCCGGGTCGGCCCGGAGCTGTGGGGTCAGGTGCGGGGGCTGGGATAG